One window of Ziziphus jujuba cultivar Dongzao chromosome 5, ASM3175591v1 genomic DNA carries:
- the LOC132803714 gene encoding glutamate receptor 2.9-like: protein MERSSPHRRGNFSFKNVNISGSSSIDLETIGINQNGPELGPALKNLKFKGLAGDFRLVDGQLQSSIFEILNVNGRGERRIGFWTQKNGLSKRMLDETNSTKYCTLNTCLGPIIWPGDSTYVPRGWEIPTKGKKLVIGVPVKDGFREFVNVTFDPTNKTKELTGYSMDIFKALLNELPYLVPYEFIPFAMPNGTGAGTYNDLIYQVFLQNLDAAVGDITIRANRALYVDFTLPYTESGMSMVVPVKDGRRKDAWVFLKPLTWELWTTSVGFFLVIGFVVWLLKHRINEDFRGPPHHQIGTSCWFSFSTMVFARTSLSSLLTVQQLQPAINDVNHILKNKQNVGYPKGSFVYGILRELGFDDHNLKPYHSPEQLNEPFANWSGNDGIVAAFDEKPSLKSFLAKYKIM, encoded by the exons ATGGAGAGAAGCAGTCCCCATCGACGTGGAAACTTTAGCTTTAAGAATGTGAACATTTCTGGTAGTTCCAGTATTGACTTGGAAACAATTGGGATAAATCAGAACGGTCCTGAACTTGGCCCAGCATTAAAGAATCTGAAGTTCAAGGGCCTTGCAGGTGATTTCAGGCTTGTTGACGGGCAATTACAGTCATCAATTTTCGAGATACTTAACGTGAATGGCAGGGGAGAAAGAAGGATAGGGTTTTGGACACAGAAAAATGGACTCAGCAAAAGAATGTTGGATGAAACAAATAGTACAAAATATTGCACTTTGAATACCTGCCTAGGACCTATTATATGGCCTGGAGATTCTACATATGTTCCAAGAGGATGGGAAATTCCaacaaaagggaaaaagttGGTAATAGGAGTTCCAGTGAAGGATGGTTTTCGCGAATTTGTGAATGTGACATTTGATCCCACTAATAAAACCAAGGAACTCACTGGATACAGCATGGATATATTTAAGGCTTTGTTGAATGAATTACCTTACCTTGTTCCCTACGAGTTCATTCCCTTTGCAATGCCAAATGGCACAGGCGCTGGCACTTACAATGATTTGATCTATCAAGTATTTCTCCAG AACTTGGATGCGGCAGTTGGGGACATAACGATTCGAGCAAACAGGGCATTATATGTGGATTTTACATTGCCCTACACAGAATCAGGGATGTCCATGGTGGTGCCAGTCAAAGACGGTAGAAGAAAAGATGCATGGGTTTTCTTGAAGCCTCTCACTTGGGAACTTTGGACAACAAGCGTTGGTTTCTTTCTTGTCATTGGTTTTGTTGTTTGGCTTCTTAAACATCGAATCAATGAAGACTTCAGAGGGCCTCCTCATCATCAAATTGGTACAAGTTGTTGGTTTTCCTTCTCAACCATGGTTTTTGCTCGCA CCAGCTTATCCTCCCTTCTAACCGTACAACAGCTCCAACCAGCCATTAATGACGTCAACCACATCCTGAAGAATAAGCAGAACGTTGGATACCCGAAGGGATCTTTTGTGTATGGAATTTTGAGAGAACTGGGCTTTGACGATCATAATCTAAAACCTTATCACTCTCCTGAACAATTGAATGAACCTTTTGCAAATTGGAGTGGAAATGATGGTATAGTTGCTGCTTTTGATGAAAAACCCTCTTTGAAATCTTTTCTTgcaaaatat aaaataatgtaa
- the LOC107419904 gene encoding glutamate receptor 2.9 isoform X1, giving the protein MSKVDPPNLVFSLSFLLFACPVGILVVMAQSSRGTVPVKVGVVLNLTSAIWKMRLSSFNMGVSDFYASHANHTTRLVIHARDSNGDVVGAAAAALDLIKNEVQAIVGPETSKQANFMIGLGDRARVPIISFSAKSPSLTSLRSPYFFRTAKNDSAQVKAISAIVQAFGWREAVPIYVANEFGEGIIPYLTDALQEVDTRIPYRSPIPQLATDDQIVAELNKLMKMRTRVFIVHMSASLGCQLFAKAKEVGMMDKGYVWIMTDGITNSIDSLDSSAFDSMQGVLGVRTYVPNTKELENFTMRWKTQFQKENATILNPELDVIGLWAYDSAFALAMAVEQIGGNGNFSFKYVNVSGSSSTDLETIGINQNGPQLARALSNQKFKGLAGDFRLVDGQLQTSILEILNANGSGRKRIGFWTQKNGLGKMLDPTNRTSYSTSNTSLEPIIWPGDSVDPPKGWEIPIKGKKLQIGIPMKNDDFVNVTYDPITKQTKNVTGYSIDVFKAALVELPYPVPCDFISFGLPNGTSTGTYNDFVYQVSIGKFDAAVGDITIRANRSLYVDFTLPYTESGVSMVVPIKDGRRKDAWVFLKPLTWDLWLTTGCFFIFIGFAVWVLEHRINEDFRGPPHHQIGTSFWFSFSTMVFARKERVVSNLARFVVIVWCFVVLILTQSYTGSLASLLTVQQLQPAVNDVNQILKNKQNVAYLESSFVYGILKQLGFDDRNLKTYKSPEELHELFTNKSGNGGIAAAFDETPYLKPFLAKYCDKYTMVEPTFKTNGFAFAFPKDSPIVGDFSRAILKVTEGKKIKDIEDKWFKANESICPESKKMSSASLGLDSFWGLFLIAGLASTLALIIFVAMFLHSNMHFLKGSDPNASKWKRIQLLFGIFDQKDLSSHTFRKSGGSSPNTNCPPTPFSYYTNGSTTQDSPEHSPDAQVTQPTQHTVHYDHQLTFPSPPSSPYNSDHQSNFIFQVHDDHDFNRDGAETTN; this is encoded by the exons CTTTAGACCTAATAAAAAACGAAGTACAAGCAATCGTAGGGCCAGAAACTTCGAAGCAAGCCAACTTCATGATTGGTCTTGGGGACAGAGCTCGAGTCCCTATCATATCATTTTCTGCAAAAAGCCCATCTCTGACGTCGCTTAGGAGTCCATACTTTTTTCGAACAGCTAAGAACGACTCCGCTCAAGTGAAAGCCATAAGTGCTATAGTCCAAGCCTTCGGTTGGAGAGAAGCAGTGCCAATCTACGTCGCCAACGAGTTTGGCGAGGGAATAATACCCTACTTGACGGATGCTTTGCAAGAAGTCGACACCCGAATCCCTTACAGGAGTCCCATTCCTCAACTTGCCACAGATGACCAAATTGTTGCAGAGCTCAACAAGTTGATGAAAATGCGGACGAGAGTGTTCATTGTCCATATGTCGGCCTCTCTTGGTTGTCAGCTATTTGCCAAAGCAAAAGAGGTTGGAATGATGGACAAAGGCTATGTTTGGATCATGACCGATGGGATTACTAATTCTATTGATTCCCTGGATTCTTCTGCCTTTGATTCCATGCAAGGTGTATTGGGCGTGAGGACTTATGTACCCAATACGAAAGAGCTCGAAAATTTTACTATGAGATGGAAAACACAattccaaaaagaaaatgcaaccATTCTCAATCCTGAATTGGATGTTATAGGATTATGGGCTTATGACTCTGCTTTTGCATTGGCCATGGCAGTTGAGCAGATTGGAGGTAATGGAAACTTCAGCTTTAAGTATGTGAACGTCTCTGGTAGTTCTAGTACTGACTTGGAGACAATTGGGATCAATCAGAACGGTCCTCAACTTGCCCGAGCATTATCGAATCAGAAATTCAAGGGCCTTGCAGGGGATTTCAGGCTTGTTGATGGGCAATTGCAAACATCGATCCTTGAGATACTCAACGCGAATGGAAGTGGGAGGAAACGGATAGGATTTTGGACACAGAAAAATGGACTGGGAAAAATGTTGGATCCGACAAATAGAACAAGTTATTCTACTTCGAATACCAGTCTAGAGCCTATTATATGGCCTGGAGATTCTGTCGATCCTCCAAAGGGATGGGAAATCCCGATAAAAGGGAAGAAGTTGCAAATAGGAATTCCCATGAAGAACGATGACTTTGTTAATGTCACATATGATCCTATTACTAAACAAACCAAAAATGTCACTGGATACAGCATAGATGTATTTAAGGCTGCATTGGTTGAACTACCTTACCCTGTTCCCTGCGATTTCATTTCCTTCGGATTGCCCAATGGCACAAGTACTGGCACATACAATGATTTTGTCTATCAAGTGTCTATCGGG AAATTTGATGCAGCGGTGGGGGACATAACGATTCGAGCAAACAGGTCATTATATGTGGATTTCACATTGCCTTACACAGAATCAGGGGTGTCAATGGTGGTGCCAATCAAAGACGGCAGAAGAAAAGATGCATGGGTGTTCTTGAAGCCTCTTACTTGGGACCTCTGGTTAACAACCggttgtttctttatttttattggttttgcgGTTTGGGTTCTTGAACATCGAATCAATGAAGACTTTAGAGGGCCTCCACATCATCAAATTGGTACCAGTTTTTGGTTTTCCTTCTCAACCATGGTTTTTGCTCGTA AGGAGAGAGTTGTGAGCAACTTGGCTAGGTTCGTGGTGATAGTGTGGTGCTTTGTGGTGCTTATACTCACTCAAAGTTATACAGGCAGCTTGGCTTCACTCTTAACCGTACAACAGCTCCAACCAGCCGTGAACGACGTGAACCAGATCCTGAAGAATAAGCAGAATGTTGCCTACCTAGAAAGTTCTTTTGTTTATGGAATTTTGAAACAACTGGGTTTTGATGATCGCAATCTTAAGACCTACAAATCCCCTGAAGAATTACATGAACTTTTTACGAATAAGAGTGGAAATGGCGGTATAGCTGCTGCTTTCGATGAAACCCCTTACTTGAAACCTTTTCTTGCAAAATATTGCGACAAATACACCATGGTCGAGCCAACATTCAAAACTAATGGATTTGCTTTT GCTTTCCCAAAGGATTCCCCTATTGTTGGTGATTTTTCAAGGGCAATACTAAAAGTGACCGAGGGAAAAAAGATTAAAGATATTGAGGATAAATGGTTCAAGGCAAATGAATCAATTTGTCCAGAATCCAAAAAAATGTCTTCTGCAAGTCTTGGGCTCGATAGCTTTTGGGGCCTCTTTCTAATAGCTGGGCTTGCTTCCACCTTAGCTCTCATAATATTCGTAGCAATGTTCCTTCACTCCAATATGCACTTCTTGAAAGGCTCTGATCCCAATGCCTCAAAGTGGAAGAGAATCCAATTACTCTTTGGAATCTTCGACCAAAAGGACCTCAGCTCCCATACTTTCAGAAAGAGCGGTGGATCATCACCCAATACAAACTGCCCACCTACTCCATTCTCATACTATACTAATGGATCAACAACCCAAGATTCTCCTGAGCATTCTCCAGATGCTCAAGTAACTCAACCCACTCAGCATACTGTTCATTATGATCATCAGCTTACTTTCCCAAGTCCACCATCCTCCCCATACAATAGCGACCACCAATCCAACTTTATCTTCCAAGTGCATGATGATCATGATTTTAATCGTGATGGTGCTGAAACAACTAATTAA
- the LOC107419904 gene encoding glutamate receptor 2.9 isoform X2, with product MSKVDPPNLVFSLSFLLFACPVGILVVMAQSSRGTVPVKVGVVLNLTSAIWKMRLSSFNMGVSDFYASHANHTTRLVIHARDSNGDVVGAAAAALDLIKNEVQAIVGPETSKQANFMIGLGDRARVPIISFSAKSPSLTSLRSPYFFRTAKNDSAQVKAISAIVQAFGWREAVPIYVANEFGEGIIPYLTDALQEVDTRIPYRSPIPQLATDDQIVAELNKLMKMRTRVFIVHMSASLGCQLFAKAKEVGMMDKGYVWIMTDGITNSIDSLDSSAFDSMQGVLGVRTYVPNTKELENFTMRWKTQFQKENATILNPELDVIGLWAYDSAFALAMAVEQIGGNGNFSFKYVNVSGSSSTDLETIGINQNGPQLARALSNQKFKGLAGDFRLVDGQLQTSILEILNANGSGRKRIGFWTQKNGLGKMLDPTNRTSYSTSNTSLEPIIWPGDSVDPPKGWEIPIKGKKLQIGIPMKNDDFVNVTYDPITKQTKNVTGYSIDVFKAALVELPYPVPCDFISFGLPNGTSTGTYNDFVYQVSIGKFDAAVGDITIRANRSLYVDFTLPYTESGVSMVVPIKDGRRKDAWVFLKPLTWDLWLTTGCFFIFIGFAVWVLEHRINEDFRGPPHHQIGTSFWFSFSTMVFARSSLASLLTVQQLQPAVNDVNQILKNKQNVAYLESSFVYGILKQLGFDDRNLKTYKSPEELHELFTNKSGNGGIAAAFDETPYLKPFLAKYCDKYTMVEPTFKTNGFAFAFPKDSPIVGDFSRAILKVTEGKKIKDIEDKWFKANESICPESKKMSSASLGLDSFWGLFLIAGLASTLALIIFVAMFLHSNMHFLKGSDPNASKWKRIQLLFGIFDQKDLSSHTFRKSGGSSPNTNCPPTPFSYYTNGSTTQDSPEHSPDAQVTQPTQHTVHYDHQLTFPSPPSSPYNSDHQSNFIFQVHDDHDFNRDGAETTN from the exons CTTTAGACCTAATAAAAAACGAAGTACAAGCAATCGTAGGGCCAGAAACTTCGAAGCAAGCCAACTTCATGATTGGTCTTGGGGACAGAGCTCGAGTCCCTATCATATCATTTTCTGCAAAAAGCCCATCTCTGACGTCGCTTAGGAGTCCATACTTTTTTCGAACAGCTAAGAACGACTCCGCTCAAGTGAAAGCCATAAGTGCTATAGTCCAAGCCTTCGGTTGGAGAGAAGCAGTGCCAATCTACGTCGCCAACGAGTTTGGCGAGGGAATAATACCCTACTTGACGGATGCTTTGCAAGAAGTCGACACCCGAATCCCTTACAGGAGTCCCATTCCTCAACTTGCCACAGATGACCAAATTGTTGCAGAGCTCAACAAGTTGATGAAAATGCGGACGAGAGTGTTCATTGTCCATATGTCGGCCTCTCTTGGTTGTCAGCTATTTGCCAAAGCAAAAGAGGTTGGAATGATGGACAAAGGCTATGTTTGGATCATGACCGATGGGATTACTAATTCTATTGATTCCCTGGATTCTTCTGCCTTTGATTCCATGCAAGGTGTATTGGGCGTGAGGACTTATGTACCCAATACGAAAGAGCTCGAAAATTTTACTATGAGATGGAAAACACAattccaaaaagaaaatgcaaccATTCTCAATCCTGAATTGGATGTTATAGGATTATGGGCTTATGACTCTGCTTTTGCATTGGCCATGGCAGTTGAGCAGATTGGAGGTAATGGAAACTTCAGCTTTAAGTATGTGAACGTCTCTGGTAGTTCTAGTACTGACTTGGAGACAATTGGGATCAATCAGAACGGTCCTCAACTTGCCCGAGCATTATCGAATCAGAAATTCAAGGGCCTTGCAGGGGATTTCAGGCTTGTTGATGGGCAATTGCAAACATCGATCCTTGAGATACTCAACGCGAATGGAAGTGGGAGGAAACGGATAGGATTTTGGACACAGAAAAATGGACTGGGAAAAATGTTGGATCCGACAAATAGAACAAGTTATTCTACTTCGAATACCAGTCTAGAGCCTATTATATGGCCTGGAGATTCTGTCGATCCTCCAAAGGGATGGGAAATCCCGATAAAAGGGAAGAAGTTGCAAATAGGAATTCCCATGAAGAACGATGACTTTGTTAATGTCACATATGATCCTATTACTAAACAAACCAAAAATGTCACTGGATACAGCATAGATGTATTTAAGGCTGCATTGGTTGAACTACCTTACCCTGTTCCCTGCGATTTCATTTCCTTCGGATTGCCCAATGGCACAAGTACTGGCACATACAATGATTTTGTCTATCAAGTGTCTATCGGG AAATTTGATGCAGCGGTGGGGGACATAACGATTCGAGCAAACAGGTCATTATATGTGGATTTCACATTGCCTTACACAGAATCAGGGGTGTCAATGGTGGTGCCAATCAAAGACGGCAGAAGAAAAGATGCATGGGTGTTCTTGAAGCCTCTTACTTGGGACCTCTGGTTAACAACCggttgtttctttatttttattggttttgcgGTTTGGGTTCTTGAACATCGAATCAATGAAGACTTTAGAGGGCCTCCACATCATCAAATTGGTACCAGTTTTTGGTTTTCCTTCTCAACCATGGTTTTTGCTCGTA GCAGCTTGGCTTCACTCTTAACCGTACAACAGCTCCAACCAGCCGTGAACGACGTGAACCAGATCCTGAAGAATAAGCAGAATGTTGCCTACCTAGAAAGTTCTTTTGTTTATGGAATTTTGAAACAACTGGGTTTTGATGATCGCAATCTTAAGACCTACAAATCCCCTGAAGAATTACATGAACTTTTTACGAATAAGAGTGGAAATGGCGGTATAGCTGCTGCTTTCGATGAAACCCCTTACTTGAAACCTTTTCTTGCAAAATATTGCGACAAATACACCATGGTCGAGCCAACATTCAAAACTAATGGATTTGCTTTT GCTTTCCCAAAGGATTCCCCTATTGTTGGTGATTTTTCAAGGGCAATACTAAAAGTGACCGAGGGAAAAAAGATTAAAGATATTGAGGATAAATGGTTCAAGGCAAATGAATCAATTTGTCCAGAATCCAAAAAAATGTCTTCTGCAAGTCTTGGGCTCGATAGCTTTTGGGGCCTCTTTCTAATAGCTGGGCTTGCTTCCACCTTAGCTCTCATAATATTCGTAGCAATGTTCCTTCACTCCAATATGCACTTCTTGAAAGGCTCTGATCCCAATGCCTCAAAGTGGAAGAGAATCCAATTACTCTTTGGAATCTTCGACCAAAAGGACCTCAGCTCCCATACTTTCAGAAAGAGCGGTGGATCATCACCCAATACAAACTGCCCACCTACTCCATTCTCATACTATACTAATGGATCAACAACCCAAGATTCTCCTGAGCATTCTCCAGATGCTCAAGTAACTCAACCCACTCAGCATACTGTTCATTATGATCATCAGCTTACTTTCCCAAGTCCACCATCCTCCCCATACAATAGCGACCACCAATCCAACTTTATCTTCCAAGTGCATGATGATCATGATTTTAATCGTGATGGTGCTGAAACAACTAATTAA